In Prosthecomicrobium sp. N25, one DNA window encodes the following:
- the lon gene encoding endopeptidase La — MTEKPRTAGGSADVYPVLPLRDIVVFPHMIVPLFVGREKSIRALEEVMRADKQILLATQINAGDDDPATDAIYTIGTLASVLQLLKLPDGTVKVLVEGASRAEIVKFSDRQDLYEAQVKPLPEEVGSKVEMEALARSVVSEFENYVKLNKKVSPEVLGTVTQIEDYSKLADTVASHLAVKIPEKQELLAIVSVSQRLEKVLGFMESEISVLQVEKRIRTRVKRQMEKTQREYYLNEQIKAIQKELGDSEDGRDELAELEERIKKTKLSKEAREKAGNELKKLRQMSPMSAEATVVRNYLDWLLGLPWGKKSKLKQDLVHAQEVLDTDHFGLDKVKERIVEYLAVQARANKLKGPILCLVGPPGVGKTSLGKSIAKATGREFVRMSLGGVRDEAEIRGHRRTYIGSMPGKVLQSMRKAKKSNPLFLLDEIDKMGMDFRGDPSAALLEVLDPEQNQSFMDHYLEVEYDLSDVMFVTTANTLNIPAPLMDRMEIIRIAGYTEDEKAEIARRHLIPKAMKDHGLGAGEFEITPEALKQILRRYTREAGVRNFEREIMTLARKATKDLVLKKTDKVLVDMKVLEDYLGVPRFRYGEAEREDQVGAVTGLAWTEVGGELLTIEAVMMPGKGKMTVTGNLKDVMKESISAAASYVRSRALDFGIEPPLFDKRDVHVHVPEGATPKDGPSAGIAMATCMVSVMTGIPISKDIAMTGEVTLRGRVLPIGGLKEKLLAALRGGLKKVLIPEDNAKDLADIPENVKSGLEIVPVSRMDEVLKHALSRLPEPIEWEEPATAPVAADDDASGVTAH; from the coding sequence ATGACCGAGAAGCCCCGCACTGCCGGGGGATCCGCCGACGTCTATCCGGTGCTGCCGCTCCGGGACATCGTCGTCTTCCCGCACATGATCGTTCCCCTCTTCGTCGGCCGCGAGAAGTCCATTCGCGCGCTCGAAGAGGTGATGCGCGCCGACAAGCAGATCCTGCTCGCCACCCAGATCAACGCGGGGGACGACGATCCGGCGACCGACGCCATCTACACCATCGGCACGCTCGCCTCCGTGCTGCAGCTTCTGAAGCTGCCGGACGGCACCGTCAAGGTGCTCGTCGAGGGGGCGAGCCGCGCCGAAATCGTCAAGTTCTCCGATCGCCAGGACCTCTACGAGGCCCAGGTGAAGCCGCTCCCCGAGGAGGTCGGCTCCAAGGTCGAGATGGAGGCGCTCGCCCGTTCAGTGGTGAGCGAGTTCGAGAACTACGTGAAGCTCAACAAGAAGGTCTCTCCGGAGGTCCTGGGCACCGTCACGCAGATCGAGGACTATTCCAAGCTCGCCGATACGGTCGCCTCGCATCTCGCGGTGAAGATCCCCGAGAAGCAGGAACTGCTCGCCATCGTCTCGGTCTCGCAGAGGCTCGAGAAGGTGCTCGGCTTCATGGAGTCGGAGATTTCCGTGCTCCAGGTCGAGAAGCGCATCCGCACGCGCGTCAAGCGCCAGATGGAGAAGACGCAGCGCGAGTACTACCTGAACGAGCAGATCAAGGCGATCCAGAAGGAGCTGGGCGACAGCGAGGACGGCCGCGACGAGCTGGCCGAGCTCGAGGAGCGCATCAAGAAGACCAAGCTCTCCAAGGAAGCCCGCGAGAAGGCCGGCAACGAGCTGAAGAAGCTCCGGCAGATGTCGCCGATGTCGGCCGAGGCGACCGTGGTGCGCAACTACCTCGACTGGCTCCTGGGCCTGCCCTGGGGCAAGAAGTCGAAGCTGAAGCAGGACCTGGTCCATGCCCAGGAGGTGCTCGACACCGACCACTTCGGCCTCGACAAGGTCAAGGAGCGCATCGTCGAGTATCTCGCCGTGCAGGCCCGCGCCAACAAGCTGAAGGGGCCGATCCTCTGCCTCGTCGGCCCTCCGGGCGTCGGCAAGACCTCGCTCGGCAAGTCGATCGCCAAGGCGACCGGGCGCGAGTTCGTGCGCATGTCGCTCGGCGGCGTGCGTGACGAGGCGGAGATTCGCGGACACCGCCGGACCTATATCGGCTCCATGCCGGGCAAGGTCCTGCAGTCGATGCGCAAGGCCAAGAAGTCCAACCCGCTCTTCCTGCTCGACGAGATCGACAAGATGGGCATGGACTTCCGCGGCGATCCGTCGGCGGCGCTGCTGGAGGTGCTCGATCCCGAGCAGAACCAGTCCTTCATGGATCACTACCTGGAGGTCGAGTACGACCTCTCGGACGTGATGTTCGTGACCACGGCCAATACGCTCAACATCCCGGCGCCGCTCATGGACCGGATGGAGATCATCCGGATCGCGGGCTACACGGAGGACGAGAAGGCCGAGATCGCGCGCCGTCACCTGATCCCGAAGGCGATGAAGGACCACGGCCTCGGCGCCGGCGAGTTCGAGATCACGCCCGAGGCGCTGAAGCAGATCCTCCGCCGCTACACCCGCGAGGCGGGCGTGCGCAACTTCGAGCGCGAGATCATGACGCTGGCCCGCAAGGCCACGAAGGATCTGGTGCTGAAGAAGACCGACAAGGTCCTGGTGGACATGAAGGTGCTCGAGGATTACCTCGGCGTGCCCCGCTTCCGCTACGGCGAGGCGGAGCGCGAGGACCAGGTGGGCGCGGTGACGGGCCTCGCCTGGACCGAGGTCGGCGGAGAGTTGCTGACGATCGAAGCCGTCATGATGCCCGGCAAGGGCAAGATGACGGTGACGGGCAACCTCAAGGACGTGATGAAGGAATCGATCTCGGCGGCGGCCTCGTACGTCCGCTCCCGGGCCCTCGACTTCGGCATCGAGCCGCCGCTCTTCGACAAGCGCGACGTGCACGTCCACGTGCCCGAGGGCGCGACCCCGAAGGACGGGCCCTCCGCGGGCATCGCCATGGCGACCTGCATGGTCTCCGTGATGACCGGCATCCCGATCTCGAAGGACATCGCCATGACCGGCGAGGTGACCCTGCGCGGGCGGGTGCTGCCGATCGGCGGCCTGAAGGAGAAGCTGCTCGCGGCGCTGCGCGGCGGCCTCAAGAAGGTGCTGATCCCGGAGGACAACGCCAAGGATCTGGCCGACATCCCCGAGAACGTGAAGAGCGGGCTCGAGATCGTGCCGGTCAGCCGGATGGACGAGGTCCTGAAGCATGCGCTGTCCCGCCTGCCCGAGCCGATCGAGTGGGAGGAACCGGCGACCGCGCCGGTCGCGGCCGACGACGACGCGTCCGGCGTGACCGCCCACTGA